The Gadus macrocephalus chromosome 13, ASM3116895v1 genome includes a window with the following:
- the LOC132471304 gene encoding immunoglobulin-like and fibronectin type III domain-containing protein 1 isoform X3, with product MMKKSKIADQTAAGQGVDVSDDAQPCERGIKKKSKVPGVMITQFQEELPEDATTPDFTRKPIALTIQEGKLAVFKAKVIGNPTPKVSWGRANGEIVFHPETCQQKFDEVSGEHTLEFNKVDPDDADTYKCFATNDYGRAVCTVLLNVIEVGFRKKKEQKVEEPSELRKQLKKRKPDGTREEKPMDNEEKVWEILLSADKKDYESICIEYGITNFRGMLTRLNEMRKEKEAEVAQFVSHISTLKHIDVKDNDCATIEIDMDLKDPNSKVFLYKDGIMVPFTTELGEELKHSLKRIGKKYVFSIKKLGSEDAGLYSVDVGGVNVFSTEFKVPDVSFAVKIQEVKAVERENAQFQCVLTAPMNEIKWFGKSAPLEDGEKFQILVSEDKLIHKLIVRDVMPLDGGIYAAVAGIKSCNTFLIVEADKDPAGKGKKGARKDTVAGGGNDEELMKIAKDQQAKYEKEMAEKLVAAKKAKEEWEAQQVVDKVQAKADAEARAAAAKARGGAGGAGGDGAVDATGGGGTGVGGGAGGGAGGGAGGGAGGAGGGAGGAGGGGAGGGDGKGGDGGDEDGDEEGAEGEGGKRKKRVRDAPLIPETVVGDEAPGAGDGSPGGGKPPRKGKQSAGGSQDPLIPETVVDPGVHFHAGLSDVKAIIGEPAEIECKVSSEECEGFWYKDGEEITSNEDLTISKDGSFHRLKISKVTEETSGTYRFEADGRKTEAVISVEDPPRFSAEDIEAFKAPVTVKKGQKATFKVPHLGREPVKIQWYLDGEELSDQSNIRIDNSEGECRLNLIKLQRKDSGEVKIKLKNEFGSIEAYSELVVLDRPTPPMGPLEIVEASSSAVEVKWRAPKDAGGCKIDNYIVERQQVGRNTWKKLGPIGPEAQYRDIDVEHGRRYCYRFRVETEMGVSEVMESEDVQAGTKAYPGPPSAPKVVSAFKDCINLTWVAPGNTGGTSILGYNVEKRKKGSNLWGAVNPPDQLVKGKSFGVKEVNEGLEYEFRVAAVNDSGAGEFGNPSEFVFARDPKKPPGKVIDMKVTDSSYTTLCLSWTNPKDLPGEQDEAKAFWVEMRPAECPEWERCNMSPITGSTFTVKGMKSMAMYWVRVIALNEGGSGEPCELDNYVLAMPPPVRPRFTNSKIKSLVVVRAGNSARFNVDYEASPWPEVKWLKDGVPISKRVTISNTEGASQLLLPSAERSDTGVFTVMIKNIVGQESFSVEIRVTDEPKPPGPVELDEKVPGTVTVSWEGSPDEKRDDRLYYVVTKRDSTKPTWCTVADRIFNNRFTACNIVPGREYQFRVYAKNDIGSSKPSSSAKWSISTKKVKFTLSESESKACTLERTPKFLVPLKKHNAPQGYECYMTCAVRGEPTPRVTWLRDNISLHTNTNYLISNTCGVCSLLVLTVGPKDSGEYKVIAENQLGRAECSTNLTVKD from the exons ATGATGAAGAAGTCCAAAATCGCTGACCAGACTGCCGCCGGCCAGGGGG TCGACGTTTCCGATGACGCCCAGCCCTGTGAAAGAG GCATTAAGAAGAAGTCCAAGGTGCCCGGGGTGATGATCACCCAGTTCCAGGAGGAGCTGCCTGAGGACGCCACCACCCCGGACTTCACCCGCAAGCCCATCGCCCTGACCATACAGGAGG GTAAACTCGCCGTGTTCAAAGCCAAAGTGATCGGGAACCCGACCCCCAAGGTCAGCTGGGGCCGGGCCAACGGCGAGATCGTCTTCCACCCGGAGACCTGTCAGCAGAAGTTCGACGAGGTGTCCGGCGAGCACACCCTCGAG TTTAACAAGGTGGACCCGGACGATGCAGACACCTACAAGTGTTTCGCCACCAACGACTACGGCCGGGCAGTGTGCACCGTGCTACTGAACGTCATAGAGG TTGGATTCCGTAAGAAAAAGGAACAAAAAGTGGAAG AGCCCTCAGAACTCAGAAAACAACTGAAGAAACG AAAGCCCGATGGGACCCGCGAGGAGAAGCCCATGGATAACGAGGAGAAGGTGTGGGAGATCCTGCTCAGTGCCGATAAGAAAGACTACGAGAGCATCTGCATCGAGTACGGCATCACCAACTTCCGCGGCATGCTGACGAGGCTGAACGAgatgaggaaggagaaggaggccgAGGTGGCTCAG TTTGTGTCGCACATCAGCACTCTGAAACACATTGACGTCAAGGACAATGACTGTGCCACCATTGAGATCGACATGGACCTCAAAGACCCCAACAGCAAGGTCTTCCTCTACAAG GATGGAATCATGGTTCCCTTCACCACGGAGCTGGGTGAAGAGCTGAAGCACAGTTTGAAACGGATTGGAAAGAAGTACGTTTTCTCCATAAAGAAACTGGGGTCAGAAGACGCTGGACTTTACTCGGTGGACGTCGGGGGTGTCAATGTTTTCTCCACTGAATTTAAAG TCCCTGACGTCAGCTTTGCGGTCAAAATCCAAGAGGTGAAGGCCGTTGAGAGGGAGAACGCTCAGTTCCAGTGTGTTCTGACCGCTCCCATGAACGAGATCAAATGGTTCGGGAAGTCCGCCCCGCTCGAAGACGGGGAGAAGTTCCAGATCCTGGTGTCGGAGGACAAGCTAATCCACAAGCTGATTGTGAGGGACGTCATGCCTTTGGACGGGGGCATCTACGCAGCGGTGGCAGGGATCAAGTCCTGCAACACGTTTCTGATCGTGGAGG CCGATAAAGATCCCGCCGGCAAGGGGAAGAAGGGCGCGCGCAAGGACACAGTGGCGGGCGGCGGCAACGACGAGGAGCTGATGAAGATCGCCAAGGACCAACAGGCCAAGTACGAGAAGGAGATGGCAGAGAAGCTGGTGGCCGCCAAGAAGGCCAAAGAGGAGTGGGAGGCCCAGCAGGTGGTGGACAAGGTCCAGGCTAAAGCAGACGCTGAGGCcagagccgccgccgccaaggccaggggaggggctggtggagccggtggtgatggtgctgtagacgctactggtggtggtggaactggagttggaggtggagctgggggtggtgctggaggtggagcaggaggtggagctggaggagctggaggtggagctggaggagcaggag gtggaggagcaggtggaggcgACGGAAAGGGAGGCGATGGAGGTGATGAAGACGGCGATGAAGAAGGggcggagggggaaggaggcaaGCGTAAGAAACGTGTCAGAGACGCCCCCCTGATCCCGGAGACAGTCGTAG GCGATGAGGCTCCGGGGGCCGGAGACGGAtctccggggggggggaagccCCCCCGCAAGGGGAAGCAATCAGCGGGGGGATCGCAGGACCCATTGATCCCAGAGACAGTGGTCG ATCCAGGGGTTCACTTCCACGCTGGGCTTTCCGACGTTAAAGCTATCATCGGAGAACCAGCAGAAATCGAGTGCAAAGTGAGCAGCGAAGAATGTGAAGGATTCTGGTAcaaggatggagaggag ATTACGTCAAATGAGGATTTAACCATCTCTAAAGACGGAAGTTTCCACAGACTGAAGATCAGTAAGGTCACGGAGGAGACGAGCGGGACGTATCGCTTTGAGGCCGACGGCCGCAAGACCGAAGCGGTCATCAGTGTTGAAG ATCCGCCCAGATTCAGCGCAGAGGACATCGAGGCCTTCAAGGCCCCCGTCACGGTGAAGAAGGGGCAGAAGGCCACCTTCAAGGTGCCCCACTTGGGCCGCGAGCCTGTGAAGATCCAGTGGTACTTGGACGGGGAGGAGCTGTCGGACCAGTCCAACATCCGCATCGACAACAGCGAGGGCGAGTGCCGCCTGAACCTCATCAAGCTGCAGCGCAAGGACAGCGGCGAGGTCAAGATCAAGCTGAAGAACGAGTTCGGGAGCATCGAGGCCTACAGCGAGCTGGTGGTTCTGG ACCGGCCCACACCGCCCATGGGGCCGCTGGAGATCGTGGAGGCCTCGTCCTCCGCCGTCGAGGTCAAGTGGAGGGCGCCCAAGGACGCCGGCGGCTGCAAGATCGACAACTACATCGTGGAGCGCCAGCAGGTGGGCCGCAACACCTGGAAGAAGCTGGGCCCTATCGGACCGGAGGCCCAGTACCGGGACATCGACGTGGAGCACGGCCGACGCTACTGCTACCGCTTCCGCGTGGAGACCGAGATGGGCGTCAGCGAGGTCATGGAGAGCGAGGACGTCCAGGCCGGCACTAAAG CATACCCTGGGCCCCCCTCGGCACCCAAGGTGGTCAGTGCCTTCAAGGACTGCATCAACCTGACCTGGGTCGCCCCGGGCAACACGGGGGGCACCAGTATCCTGGGCTACAACGTGGAGAAGCGCAAGAAGGGGAGCAACCTGTGGGGGGCCGTCAACCCCCCCGACCAGCTGGTCAAAG GGAAGAGCTTTGGAGTCAAAGAGGTGAACGAGGGACTGGAGTACGAGTTCCGCGTGGCCGCCGTCAACGACTCCGGGGCCGGAGAATTCGGCAACCCGTCAGAGTTCGTATTCGCCAGGGACCCCAAAA AGCCGCCCGGTAAGGTCATCGACATGAAGGTGACGGactcctcctacaccaccttGTGTCTGTCCTGGACCAACCCCAAAGACCTCCCCGGGGAGCAGGACGAGGCCAAGGCCTTCTGGGTGGAGATGCGGCCCGCAGAGTGCCCCGAGTGGGAGCGCTGCAACATGAGCCCCATCACCGGCTCCACCTTCACCGTGAAGGGCATGAAGTCCATGGCCATGTACTGGGTCAGGGTCATCGCCTTGAACGAGGGGGGCAGCGGAGAGCCCTGCGAACTGGACAACTACGTCCTGGCCATGCCCCCGCCGG TGAGGCCGCGGTTCACCAACTCCAAGATCAAGAGTTTGGTGGTGGTGCGGGCGGGAAACTCTGCGCGCTTCAACGTCGACTACGAG GCGTCTCCCTGGCCCGAGGTGAAGTGGCTGAAGGATGGGGTGCCTATCTCCAAGAGGGTAACCATTAGCAACACAGAGGGAGCCtcgcagctcctcctcccctccgcgGAGCGGTCCGACACGGGCGTGTTCACCGTCATGATCAAGAACATCGTCGGCCAGGAGTCCTTCAGCGTGGAGATCAGAGTCACAG acgaaCCCAAGCCCCCGGGCCCGGTGGAGCTGGACGAGAAAGTCCCCGGGACGGTGACCGTGTCCTGGGAGGGGTCCCCGGACGAGAAGAGGGACGACCGGCTGTACTACGTGGTCACCAAGCGGGACTCCACCAAGCCCACGTGGTGCACAGTGGCCGACCGCATCTTCAACAACCGCTTCACCGCCTGCAACATCGTGCCGGGCCGCGAGTACCAGTTCAGGGTGTACGCCAAGAACGACATCGGCTCCTCCAAGCCCTCCAGCAGTGCCAAGTGGTCCATCAGCACCAAGAAAG TGAAGTTCACGCTGAGCGAGTCCGAGAGCAAGGCGTGCACCCTGGAGCGCACGCCCAAGTTCCTGGTGCCCCTGAAGAAGCACAACGCGCCCCAGGGCTACGAGTGCTACATGACCTGCGCCGTGCGCGGCGAGCCCACCCCACGCGTCACCTGGCTGCGCGACAACATCAGCCTCCACACCAACACCAACTACCTGATCTCCAACACCTGCGGCGTGTGCTCCCTGCTCGTACTCACGGTGGGGCCGAAGGACTCCGGGGAGTACAAGGTGATCGCCGAGAACCAACTAGGCAGGGCGGAGTGCAGCACCAACCTCACCGTCAAAG ATTAA